The Leishmania major strain Friedlin complete genome, chromosome 31 genome contains a region encoding:
- a CDS encoding putative sodium stibogluconate resistance protein, which translates to MGNRQSSVPLEGEGHPEVFYRGVKAAQEGRFTVSEVYFVQALTRHPGRRFWDTFTRAVLQKERNAGFEGGGASLPKDGVQEDVGAGPAVDGPLGSCNDVQPQPVRGGSVTDKADELPGSDDRGDGGDSAEQTDARTNGAQPVYDTKVVDVFLPLDGDLTHIMDYYRLLADIGHTYLQLIPSTAHVEKVTGLAARYCIFTITHTQMLLHCLMLWKEARLGDGGGFIDYAKVRNLKICSGAAEHTAQSNADAHSSNEGKQKWRTIDRTASLLFTLQLLEANCRYYCLVFLANYCALLLRSYSCLTDQRKVNRVHANVVEHLDMVSRLVLDLAGEYPNEYLSRLIMANLPKPSNFDRECLSSMGASSHMGSQKILSFGNDQHRHLYASGYPWSPTQSALIPLILARTVRLTVQENVSRTSQAQLRSPAERLSYHYTTWNFDSELVIVPGCSLYMLKKSLPGFEPGKSTFAHYATMAEHEELHVPRAAADVHWQRGSAAVPVPEDGGGAAPGSHRNPRKSEDSADAEKREALTKKCEERLIKKRRHINTDLHLSDERTCVALCLEEACATALPSLLLASILRKMSGIPESAEFINNVTDLVMGLYGSDSSEWHIIASILRKHLEG; encoded by the coding sequence ATGGGCAACAGGCAGTCCTCGGTGCCCTTGGAGGGCGAAGGACACCCGGAGGTGTTTTACCGCGGCGTGAAGGCCGCGCAGGAAGGCCGCTTCACCGTGTCGGAAGTGTACTttgtgcaggcgctgacACGGCACCCCGGGCGGCGCTTCTGGGACACGTTCACaagggcggtgctgcagaagGAGCGCAACGCTGGTTttgagggcggcggcgcgtcgctgccgaagGACGGTGTGCAGGAGGACGTCGGCGCAGGCCCGGCCGTTGACGGTCCGCTGGGCTCGTGCAACGatgtgcagccgcagcccgtGCGTGGGGGTAGCGTGACGGACAAGGCGGACGAGCTGCCGGGCAGCGATGACAggggcgatggcggcgactCTGCGGAGCAGACGGACGCAAGGACGAACGGTGCACAGCCCGTGTACGATACCAAGGTAGTTGACGTCTTCCTGCCGCTTGACGGGGACCTGACTCATATCATGGACTACTATCGGTTGCTCGCTGATATTGGGCACACGTACCTACAGCTGATCCCCTCCACAGCGCATGTGGAGAAGGTCACCGGGCTCGCCGCGCGCTACTGCATCTTCACCATCACCCACACTcagatgctgctgcactgcctgATGCTGTGGAAGGAGGCCAggctcggcgacggtggcggcttTATCGACTACGCAAAGGTGCGCAACCTGAAGATCTGCTCGGGCGCCGCGGAGCACACCGCCCAGTCAAACGCTGATGCGCACAGCTCCAATGAAGGGAAGCAGAAGTGGCGCACGATCGATcgcacggcgtcgctgcttttcactcttcagctgctggaggcgaacTGCCGCTACTACTGTCTTGTCTTTCTTGCCAACTACTGTGCTCTTTTGCTGCGGAGCTACAGCTGCCTGACGGATCAGAGAAAGGTGAATCGCGTTCACGCCAACGTTGTGGAGCACCTGGACATGGTGAGCCGGCTGGTCTTGGACCTCGCGGGGGAGTACCCGAACGAGTACCTGAGTCGGCTGATCATGGCGAACCTGCCGAAGCCGTCGAACTTCGACCGCGAGTGTCTCAGCTCGATGGGTGCCAGCTCCCACATGGGTAGCCAGAAGATTCTCTCCTTTGGCAACGatcagcaccgccacctgtACGCCTCCGGCTACCCGTGGTCACCTACGCAGTCTGCGCTGATTCCGCTGATCCTGGCTCGCACCGTTCGTCTGACTGTTCAGGAGAACGTGAGCCGGACTtcgcaggcgcagctgcgctcccCCGCAGAGCGCCTGAGCTACCACTACACGACGTGGAACTTTGATAGTGAACTTGTGATCGTGCCCGGGTGCAGCCTGTACATGCTGAAGAAGTCGCTGCCGGGGTTTGAGCCTGGAAAGAGCACTTTTGCGCACTATGCCACCATGGCGGAGCATGAGGAGCTTCACGTGCccagagcagctgcagatgTCCACTGGCAGaggggcagcgctgctgtgcctgtgcccgaggacggcggtggcgcagcgcccgGCTCACACCGGAACCCCCGGAAATCGGAGGACAGCGCTGATGCTGAGAAGCGGGAGGCTCTTACGAAGAAGTGCGAGGAGAGGCTCATCAAGAAACGGCGGCACATCAACACGGACCTCCACCTCAGCGATGAGCGTACGTGCGTCGCTCTTTGCTTGGAGGAGGCGTGCGCCACTGCTCTCCCCTCACTACTTCTCGCATCTATCCTACGCAAAATGTCTGGTATCCCTGAGAGCGCCGAGTTCATAAATAATGTGACTGACCTTGTGATGGGACTCTACGGCTCTGACTCGAGCGAGTGGCACATTATAGCATCTATCCTGCGCAAGCATCTGGAGGGGTAA